The window GAAGACGGACATTGATAAAGAAAACAACGGACTCGCTACCAGCGAGAGGTAGCTACTGCTCAGAGAGATTACACCACTAATCTTGCCACATCCAGAACAGATCTACCACAGAGTCTGTCTACAACAAGTAGTCGTAGGAGGCAGTACCATGAACCTAAACGGCTTTGTCGGCGCATTGGTGGGCTGTGCCATCATAAATTCAGCTAGTGCAGCGCGGCAGAAATAACCCACCAGTCCAAAAAGGTGTAAAAAGCTTAGTATACAAGCGTCCTTACCTTCTGCCTTCTGCCTTCTTTCTACTCCTACGGAGAACGCTACGCGAACTGCCTTCTTGCACTAGTCTACCCTTGAATAGTGCAGGCTCCTAGTTTAGCAACCTTCTTTTATTACTCCCTTCAAAGAATATTTATAAGGTGTTAGATTTTGCGTGGGTAAAGCCTGCATGGTAAAACACTTAGGTTAAAACGCCAAGGTCTTTTGGGCGAAGGCTTTACCTATATTAGTTTAATCTCTTCTTTTAAAAGCGATAATTGAAGCGATCGCATATACCAACAGGTTTTGATCACGCTGCCAATCGTCTCTCACCCGAACTTCAGCTCGGAGTAGCTACCACTATTTATAAATTTTTGGTAAAGATAATGATACTTATAAGCTCGCTCGCGATTATCTGCTAATATGTCTTTGGGTAGTACCTGATTCTCAGTTAATCTGATAATGACGAAGCAGTGAAGGGAAAAGTTTCAGGGTGATCTAAGGATTGAACACAACACAGGCTTCGTTCTTCTTCTGAGAAGTCAAGGAACAAAAAAATTTTATTGAGGTTGGACTATTACTGAGATAACGCTGGTTTACTGACAGAATCTCCCAAATTCCTACCTAGTCAGGATCTCAGGAAATTACGACTTTTCTCCTGAAATTGATTATTAAGTAAGCTTGTTGGGAACGTTATAACTGTAGCGTCTGAGTTCTGCCTGTAAACTCGGAATATCACGTATATCTTCAAATAATCTGCCTGTTTTCAGGATGCAGCACTGCCACATCTATACCTGCTTCTATACGAATAACTAATGCTAATCTTCAAAAAGCTGAGGCACATACTATCTGGTCAATTTATTCGTAACTTTGGATGGATGGGAGGAGCAGAATTAGCTAATCGCGTTTTCCGCTTAGGAACAACAGTTGTTTTAGCTCGCTTACTTACTCCTCAGGATTATGGGCTGGTAGCAATTGTTCTCACCACGAATGAATTTTCCAATGTTTTTACCCTCAGGTCTGGTATCGGCTCTAAAATTATCCAAGCTGATGAAAAAGAGCTTAGTGTTATCAGTAATACGGCATATTGGCTGAATTGGATTTTATGTGGCTCGCTGTTTACTATTCAGTGTTTGGCAGCTTTTCCGATTGCTTTGTTTTATCACAATACCCAATTAATTTTACCTATTTGTGTGACAGCTATAGTTTATCTAATGCTGCCGTTCTTCTTGGTTCAGGGGGCTTTAATTCAGCGAGAGAACCGACTCAATATCTTTGCTTTATGTAATGTCACACAATCACTTATCGGGAACATTCTAACTATCGCTCTAGCTATCATGGGTCTAGGCATGTGGGCAATCGTGTTACCTATTGTTCTTTCAACTCCAGTATGGGTCGTAATTTGTAGGAGAAGTCATACCTGGCGAGCTCCCAAATCTATAAGTTTCGCTCATTGGCAGAAAATTGCTCGTTTTGGTACAAACATACTTGGTGTGGAATTATTAACCAAGCTCCGAAGTAATATAGATTACTTAATAATTGGACATTTCCTCGGAGTTGATGCTTTAGGTATCTACTATTTTGCCTTCAATGCTGGTTTGGGGATTAGCATGAATGTTTTAGGTGCGTTTACATCCGCTTTGTATCCTCATTTATGTGAAGTTCGTGGAGATTTAAAGCAGCTTAAACAGAGATTCTTCAGCAGCCTTAAGACCACGATGGCGGTTATGTTTCCCCTCATTCTTGCACAATCGAGTTTAGCTCCAATTTATGTGCCAATTATTTTCGGTCAAAAGTGGGTAAGTGCTATCCCGATCTTGACTATCATTTGCCTTTCAGCCCTTTCATATCCCCTTTATAGTTCAACCAATTCTCTCCTAACTGCGGTGAATAAAACTCATGTTACTCTTCGTTTTAGCTTGATTTATACCATGATTTTCGCACTCGCTATACTAGTCGCTGTTAAATGGGGCATCCTTTGGGTAGCTGCCTCCGTACTCACTTGCCAGCTACTTTTACCACCTGCTTACAGTATCTCGGCTATTAGATATGTCTTCGCCAAACATTCATCCTTCTCATTGGCTGAGGAAAAACCATAAAGATAAAGGCTGTATAAAACAATTGAATTTTGCAGCTTCTCTTGTTCCTTCTTTTCAAAATTCGGGAACTCTATAAATCAAGGTCTCTCTCGAAGTGGTCAGTCAAGTTATCTTAAGCTTGCCTGCTGACCAAATCTCTAAAACACTCTTTTCAGGAGATATTTTCATGAAGACTCTCGTGGCTGGTTGGTTTAGTTTCAAGAACATGAACGTTACGGCTGGCGATTTAATGGCGCGAGATCTAACCTGTGAATGGCTCGAACGTGCCGGTCATACCTATGACGTTGCTAATGAGCCTCCATTTGTGGGTGGCGTCGATTGGCGTTCGGTCGAACCCAACAATTATTCACACGTTGTGTTCGTCTGCGGCCCTTTTGGTAACGGTCAACCTCTAACTGAATTTCTAGAACGCTTCGCACATTCTCGCCTGATCGGTCTTGACTTATCAATGCTCGATCCGATTAATGAATGGAATCCTTTCGACGTACTTCTAGAACGAGACAGTTCTGCTGCTTCCCGTCCGGATATTACGTTCCTTGCTCGCCAAGCGAAGGTTCCTGTTGTAGGTATTATCTTGGTTCATCCCCAAAATGAATATGGGAGTAGAGCCAAGCATCAAGTTGCAAATGATGCCATTGAGCGACTCATCGCTTCGCGAGAAATGGTTGCTGTGCCTATCGATACTTGTCTCGATCCAAATACTACAAACCTCCGCACCGCAGCTGAAGTAGAATCGATGATTGCCCGCATGGATTTTGTAGTAACAACACGCTTGCATGGAACGGCATTAGCGCTCAAAAATAGTGTTCCTGTGCTCGCTATTGATGCCATTTCAGGAGGAGCAAAAGTTCTACGTCAGGCACAAACTATTGGCTGGCCTTTGGTATTTCCAGTTGACGACCTGACTGACGAGGCATTGCACAAGGCTTTTGACTACTGTCAAACCGAAGAAGCACGAGCAAAAGCGAAGGAATGCCGCGAGCAGGCTATCAAAGCGGTTGAAGAGATACGCGATAAATTTATTTCTGCCTTCGATCCAGCAGATGTATCGAGTTCAAGAGTCGGAAAGCATAAAGAGTCCAACCAAAAACAATCTTATTCCGAACTCATCCTGTCTAAAATTGGGCCGACAGCGCTAAAGCGTAAAGCAAAAACCTTACAACGTAGAGCTATGCATAAAGCCGGAAACTGGCTTTTAGAGCAATACAACAAAAACTAGGGCGTATCTGCAACGTCAAATTGAAATTATTCACGCAAATTAAGCTCTTAAACTTTAGGGAGCTAAAGTAAAAATGCCCACTATATCTGTAGTCATTCCGGCTTACAATGCTGAGCGCACAATTTTAGAAACTGTCGCTTCAGTACTGCAACAAACCTTTTCAGATTTTGAACTCATTGTGATTGATGACGGCTCAAAAGACCGAACGGTAGAGCTACTTCAGAGTATCAAAGACGAACGTCTAAAAGTTTTCTCTTATGAAAATGGTGGACTGCCCGTAGCTCGCAATCGCGGCATTTCTCGTTCTGCCGGAGAGTTTATTACCTTTGTTGATGCTGATGATCTGTGGACACGGAATAAGTTGGAATTGCAACTAGCTGCCTTACAGCAGCATCCAGAAGCTGGAGTGGCTTATAGCTGGACTAGTTGTATAGATGAACAAGGAGAACTTTTGTTCCAATACGCGCCAACCTTCTATGAAGGTAATGTTTATGCCCAGTTGTTAATCGGTGATTTTATTTACAGCGGGTCAAATACTATGATTCGCAAGCAAGCGATTGAGTCCGCAGGAGAGTTCGATCCCACATTGAAATCTTGTGAAGACTGGGATTATTGGCTGCGGTTAGCAGTTCGTTGGCCGTTTGTAGTCGTTCGCAAGCACCAAATTCTCTACCGCCGCTCTTCAGGTGCCATGTCATCCAAAATTGACGTGATGAAAGAAGCAGCTTTAATTGCGATTGACAAGGCTTATAAAGCGGCTCCTCCAGAACTACAATCTCTTAAGAATCAAACCTTGACCAGTTTTTACAAGTACTGTGCGGAGCTTTATTTAAGATACAGTACAAATCTTGATGGAATTAGTAAGGCTGGTCACAACTTGTGGCTAGCCAGTCGAGCGAATCCTAAAGTTGTGGTAGACAGAAACTTTCTCAGTCTTTTTAAATGGTTAATCAAACGTTGGATATTAATTGGGTTAAGCCCTAATCATTAATTTTTGATGCTTTTGCTAAACAATCTTGCAGTTTTTGTAATTCAAGGAGCCTAAATAACCAATGCCTACAATCTCCGTTATTATACCTACCTATAATGCCGAGCGTAGTATCTTAGAAACCATAGAATCTGTCCGGAAACAAACTTTCTCTAATTTTGAGTTAATTGTTATTGATGATGGTTCAACTGATCGAACTCTCGAGTTACTTTCTAGCGTTGTTGATGAACGTATAAAGGTTTTTCCGTATGAAAATGCAGGAGGTCCGATAGCGCGCAATCGAGGTATTTCTCGGACTACGGGAGAATTTCTCACTTTTCTCGATCATGATGACTTATGGACTCCCGATAAGTTGGAGTTACAACTAGCGGCTTTGCAACAGCATCCAGACGCTGGAGTGGCTTATAGCTGGACTTATTACCTGCAAGAAAATGGAGAATCCTTCCATGCAGGGGAGCCTTTGTTTTTCGAGGGAAATGTTTATTCCCAGTTATTGGTGAAAAATTTTTTAGATAGTGGTTCTAATCCTCTAATTCGTAGAAGTATTATTGAAGAGATTGGAGGGTTCGATCCTGAGTTTCCCTACTGTGCAGACTGGGAATTTTATCTACGGCTAGCAGAGCATTGCAAGTTTATTGTGGTTCCTAAACATCAGATTTTCTATCGCCAATCGTCCGGTTCAATGTCATCCAAGATTGAGTCGATGGAAGATTTCAATGTTCAAGCTTGTGAGAAATTGTTTGAATCGGTTCCGCCAGAACTGCAATATCTCAAACAACAAAGTTTAGCCCATATTTATCAGGAGTTGGCACACCTATGCTTAGTACGAATTTCCGATGCAGGCGGGGCTAAGCAGGCTAGTCAGAAGTTGCAAAAAGCAATTCGTCTATATCCACGAATTTTATTAAATAAGAAGACTCTTACTTTGGCAATCAAACTTCTGTTGATCAGAGTTCTCTCACCTAAGATTGCTAGTCATCTACTTCAGCTAAGCAGCAAAAATCGCGCTAGTCGTATTCAATACTCTAATAGCGAGAGAGTTCTTCAATAGTAGATAGTTTTACTCAATTGAATAGTCTTAAGGTTATCCAGAACCACTAATACTCGGAAAATTTTCAATGCCTTACTGGGCTGCGTTGTCTTGTCCTGATTTTGCCAATTGATTGGTTCAGGCAGCTCTTGTCACAAATACCTTGTAGCCACCCTTTTGCTGGTAGGACTTACCTAATCAGGGGTATGTATCTAAGTCTATTTTTAACAAAATTAAATCCAAAGAGATCTGCCGAAAGATTGATCTTTGCGCCTTAAAGACAGCAGCTAGTTGGCTAGGGCTTCAGATTACTAAGCACTTTACCCTAAATCATTGAGGAGTAGTTACTTGTGAATGTTCAACCCGACCAAACGATCGCTCTGCTACCCTGGGGCGACCTATTTGAGGATTTTCATGACACTATCGGCATTTCATTTGAGACATTCTGCAAAGAGCTGACGGGTAGCTGGCAGTTCGGTTACATCGATGCTCTAAGTGCTGCTGGGGTACGCACTGTTTTATTCTTCGCTTCAGAGCATGTTTCTACACCGTCGCGCTTCACTCATGTGCCGACGGGAGCTACGGTATGCGTTTTGCCAGCTTCACCCCTTCACCGCGCTGTTCGCTACACGGTTAAACGCACCTTGTTTCCAGGACTAAAGACATTAGGCGCATACCTGTCTACACCATTAGGGTTACTTGCCCGTGAATTGAGACGTGAAGGTTGCAACGCTATTCTGTGCCAAGAGTATGAGTACGCTCGCTTCGACGTTTGCGTACTGTTGGGAAAGTTAATGCGTCTGCCAGTATTTGCTACCTTCCAGGGGGGGCATCAGCAACTTAGCCGTCTTGAAGCTCCCATGAGAGCGCTAGCATTGCAACATTGCACAGGCTTGATTATCGCTACCCAAACAGAAATTGAGCGAGTACGTACTAACTATGGTATGCCGCCTGCAAAGCTGGCACGTATTTTTAACCCATTAGATGTAAAGCTCTGGTGCGCGATTGACCGCGATGAAGCAAGGGGTCAACTCGGCATTCCGCTAGATGCTCAGGTTGTAGTGTGGCATGGGCGAGTCGAGATCAATCGCAAGGGGCTGGATGTTTTGCTAGAGGCTTGGAAACAGATTTGCTGCGATCGTCCTGGCATAGACTTGCGGCTTTTGCTGGTAGGGACAGGCAGCGATGCTGACGAACTGCGTCAGCGCATAGCGACTATGCAACTGCGAGGAGTGATGTGGATAGACGAATTTGTAAACGATCGCACCAAGATGCGGTGTTACCTCTCGGCTGCCAACGTTTATACTCTGCCATCCCGACACGAAGGCTTTCCAGTAGCGCCGATTGAGGCAATGGCTTGCGGTTTACCCGTAGTCGCTGCCGATGCTCCTGGCATACCCGACATCTTTGAAGGAGGTGAGGCTTCAGGTGGGTTAGTCGTCCCTCGTGGCGACGCGAAAGCATTAGCACTAGCACTCGGTCGCATTTTAGACGATGAAGCGGGGAGACGCGAGTTAGGCAAGCGTGCTCGGTGTCGAGCAGAAGATTCCTTTTCACTGGAGGTGATTGGTAAGCAACTACATGACTTTCTCTTGAGCCATCAAACCTAAGCAATAAAAGTTGAAACGAAAGAATTATACAGGGTGCAGTTGTTGTGACGTAAACATTCTTAAACCAAGGTGAGTAAAAAAAATGACAAAAGTTTCTGTGATTGTCCCTGTATATCAAGTAGAAAAATATATCGCTGCTGCTGTTGAATCAGTTCTTCAGCAAAGCTACAAAGAATTTGAAATTCTCATTGTTGATGACGGCTCTCCTGATAAAAGTGTAGAGATTTGCCAACAATTTACAGATTCTAGAATTAAAATTATTCGTCAGGCAAATCGGGGATTAGCTGGAGCCAGAAACACAGGAATTCGTCACGCCCAAGGCGAGTATTTAGCTTTTTTAGATTCCGATGACCTCTGGTTACCAGAAAAGTTAGAAAAACATATTGAGCATTTAGAAAGTTCTCCATCTGTAGGTATTAGTTTTTGTCCCTCTGCTTTTATCGATGAAGTGGGACAACCCAGGGGAACTTTTTCAAAACCCAAACTGAAAGATATTGAACCGTCTATTTTGCTTCGAGACAATCCAATTGGCAATGGTTCTGCACCAGTGGTTCGGCGAGCAGCTTTGGAAGGAATTAAATACCAAGACAATCTTTACAGCACTGTTGAAGACTTTTATTTTGATGAATCTTTGCGTCAAGCAGAAGACCTTGATTGTTGGCTTCGCATCGCGATCCAAACCGACTGGCAGATTGAGGGTATTCCTGAAGCCCTAACGCTGTACCGGGTGAACTCAGGAGGACTTTCAGCCGGTCTGCTTAAGCAATTAAAATACCTAGAAAAGGTAATTGAAAAAACACGGTCTTACGCTCCGGAACTGATAGCTCAGTGGGAAGTTCCTGTTAAGGCTTACCACCTCAGGTATTTAGGTAGAAGTGCGATACGTCTAAGAGATGGTTCAATGGCTGTGAAACTGATTCATCAAGCTTTGGTTACTCACTGGTGTCTCCTCCTTGAAGAACCAGGTCGCACGCTCATGACCTTGGCTACGGCCTACTTACTCTGGCTCTTACCCAAGCATTGCTACCAGCAAATCCGGGCTTTGATTTTAAACATTAAAGGAGTGATCGTCTCAATAAAGGGTATTAAGCAAAAGCAATTCAGGGTGTGTCTGTCAAGTGTTTCATCAGAATTGGCCAGCTCAACACCATCCCGAATAACATTCTGAAAGTATCTTGCCTGCTTTAATCATTACTACTCCAAACTCTGTGGTTTTGACGCAAGCAGACACAGCCAACTCCGATGATTGATTGGTTTGTGATCGCCGGATGCCTTATTACGGGTTTAGTTATTTTCGTAGTAGGGCTAACCCTTACAAATTTGGCTTACGGCATCATGACTCAATCGCTCATTTCACCAAATGTAATTTTTTTAACCTGGAGGCGTTAAATGACAAACCTAAGTCTTACAGCAAAAAGCATTGGATTCGAGCATATTCACTCGATACCACTTCACGAAATCAATGATCGTGTGATGCGCGGAGAAATCGTTGTTATGCCTAAATGCCTACAAGCTATGGGCTATTTTGAACGCTTGAAAGAGGCTACTCTAGAGGCAATTTGTCAGGCTGTTGGGGAGGCGAAAGCTGCACAGGTTAGGAGCAAAGGCTTTGAAGCTATTCATGAAATTATTAACCTGGACGAACTCGTGGCAATTAGCAACAGTAGCTAT of the Allocoleopsis franciscana PCC 7113 genome contains:
- a CDS encoding glycosyltransferase family 2 protein; protein product: MPTISVVIPAYNAERTILETVASVLQQTFSDFELIVIDDGSKDRTVELLQSIKDERLKVFSYENGGLPVARNRGISRSAGEFITFVDADDLWTRNKLELQLAALQQHPEAGVAYSWTSCIDEQGELLFQYAPTFYEGNVYAQLLIGDFIYSGSNTMIRKQAIESAGEFDPTLKSCEDWDYWLRLAVRWPFVVVRKHQILYRRSSGAMSSKIDVMKEAALIAIDKAYKAAPPELQSLKNQTLTSFYKYCAELYLRYSTNLDGISKAGHNLWLASRANPKVVVDRNFLSLFKWLIKRWILIGLSPNH
- a CDS encoding polysaccharide pyruvyl transferase family protein, with the translated sequence MKTLVAGWFSFKNMNVTAGDLMARDLTCEWLERAGHTYDVANEPPFVGGVDWRSVEPNNYSHVVFVCGPFGNGQPLTEFLERFAHSRLIGLDLSMLDPINEWNPFDVLLERDSSAASRPDITFLARQAKVPVVGIILVHPQNEYGSRAKHQVANDAIERLIASREMVAVPIDTCLDPNTTNLRTAAEVESMIARMDFVVTTRLHGTALALKNSVPVLAIDAISGGAKVLRQAQTIGWPLVFPVDDLTDEALHKAFDYCQTEEARAKAKECREQAIKAVEEIRDKFISAFDPADVSSSRVGKHKESNQKQSYSELILSKIGPTALKRKAKTLQRRAMHKAGNWLLEQYNKN
- a CDS encoding lipopolysaccharide biosynthesis protein; this encodes MLIFKKLRHILSGQFIRNFGWMGGAELANRVFRLGTTVVLARLLTPQDYGLVAIVLTTNEFSNVFTLRSGIGSKIIQADEKELSVISNTAYWLNWILCGSLFTIQCLAAFPIALFYHNTQLILPICVTAIVYLMLPFFLVQGALIQRENRLNIFALCNVTQSLIGNILTIALAIMGLGMWAIVLPIVLSTPVWVVICRRSHTWRAPKSISFAHWQKIARFGTNILGVELLTKLRSNIDYLIIGHFLGVDALGIYYFAFNAGLGISMNVLGAFTSALYPHLCEVRGDLKQLKQRFFSSLKTTMAVMFPLILAQSSLAPIYVPIIFGQKWVSAIPILTIICLSALSYPLYSSTNSLLTAVNKTHVTLRFSLIYTMIFALAILVAVKWGILWVAASVLTCQLLLPPAYSISAIRYVFAKHSSFSLAEEKP
- a CDS encoding glycosyltransferase family 2 protein — encoded protein: MTKVSVIVPVYQVEKYIAAAVESVLQQSYKEFEILIVDDGSPDKSVEICQQFTDSRIKIIRQANRGLAGARNTGIRHAQGEYLAFLDSDDLWLPEKLEKHIEHLESSPSVGISFCPSAFIDEVGQPRGTFSKPKLKDIEPSILLRDNPIGNGSAPVVRRAALEGIKYQDNLYSTVEDFYFDESLRQAEDLDCWLRIAIQTDWQIEGIPEALTLYRVNSGGLSAGLLKQLKYLEKVIEKTRSYAPELIAQWEVPVKAYHLRYLGRSAIRLRDGSMAVKLIHQALVTHWCLLLEEPGRTLMTLATAYLLWLLPKHCYQQIRALILNIKGVIVSIKGIKQKQFRVCLSSVSSELASSTPSRITF
- a CDS encoding glycosyltransferase family 2 protein — its product is MPTISVIIPTYNAERSILETIESVRKQTFSNFELIVIDDGSTDRTLELLSSVVDERIKVFPYENAGGPIARNRGISRTTGEFLTFLDHDDLWTPDKLELQLAALQQHPDAGVAYSWTYYLQENGESFHAGEPLFFEGNVYSQLLVKNFLDSGSNPLIRRSIIEEIGGFDPEFPYCADWEFYLRLAEHCKFIVVPKHQIFYRQSSGSMSSKIESMEDFNVQACEKLFESVPPELQYLKQQSLAHIYQELAHLCLVRISDAGGAKQASQKLQKAIRLYPRILLNKKTLTLAIKLLLIRVLSPKIASHLLQLSSKNRASRIQYSNSERVLQ
- a CDS encoding glycosyltransferase family 4 protein, whose protein sequence is MNVQPDQTIALLPWGDLFEDFHDTIGISFETFCKELTGSWQFGYIDALSAAGVRTVLFFASEHVSTPSRFTHVPTGATVCVLPASPLHRAVRYTVKRTLFPGLKTLGAYLSTPLGLLARELRREGCNAILCQEYEYARFDVCVLLGKLMRLPVFATFQGGHQQLSRLEAPMRALALQHCTGLIIATQTEIERVRTNYGMPPAKLARIFNPLDVKLWCAIDRDEARGQLGIPLDAQVVVWHGRVEINRKGLDVLLEAWKQICCDRPGIDLRLLLVGTGSDADELRQRIATMQLRGVMWIDEFVNDRTKMRCYLSAANVYTLPSRHEGFPVAPIEAMACGLPVVAADAPGIPDIFEGGEASGGLVVPRGDAKALALALGRILDDEAGRRELGKRARCRAEDSFSLEVIGKQLHDFLLSHQT